A region from the Fusarium graminearum PH-1 chromosome 4, whole genome shotgun sequence genome encodes:
- a CDS encoding uridylate kinase: MDASGLSHLWTPPVKGKGSRTPCLGGIASTRSPTEHTSLIMPVIPQDTPESAGQIPAPEKSTPTFNPEDVTVIFVLGGPGAGKGTQCSKLVSEHGFTHLSAGDLLRAEQERPGSQYGDLIKDYIRNGLIVPMEVTIALLENAMSAVLKETGSQKGRFLIDGFPRKMDQAVKFEETVCPAKLVLFFDCPEAVMESRLLERGKTSGREDDNAESIRKRFRTFIETSMPVVDRFEEVGKVLKLDATPEPDEVYANTEKALAERLGPSF; the protein is encoded by the exons ATGGATGCCTCAGGCTTGAGTCATCTTTGGACACCGCCTGTCAAAGGCAAGGGGTCCAGGACACCCTGTCTTGGCGGCATCGCATCAACTCGATCTCCAACTGA ACATACCTCCCTAATCATGCCTGTCATTCCTCAAGATACACCCGAGTCCGCTGGACAAATCCCCGCGCCCGAAAAGTCAACTCCAACCTTCAACCCTGAAGATGTAACCGTCATCTTCGTTCTCGGCGGCCCTGGTGCCGGTAAGGGTACCCAATGCTCCAAGCTCGTTTCTGAGCACGGCTTCACCCACCTTTCGGCCGGTGATTTGCTGCGCGCTGAGCAGGAGAGACCCGGTTCCCAGTACGGCGATCTCATCAAGGACTATATCCGCAACGGCCTCATCGTTCCCATGGAGGTGACTATTGCTCTCCTCGAGAACGCCATGTCCGCTGTCCTCAAGGAGACAGGCTCGCAGAAGGGCCGCTTCCTCATCGATGGTTTCCCTCGCAAGATGGACCAGGCTGTCAAGTTCGAGGAGACTGTTTGCCCCGCCAAgcttgtcctcttcttcgactgCCCCGAAGCTGTTATGGAGTCCCGCCTTCTTGAGCGTGGCAAGACCAGTGGCCGCGAGGACGATAACGCCGAGAGTATTCGCAAGCGATTCCGCACCTTTATCGAGACCAGTATGCCTGTCGTCGACCGCTTTGAGgaggttggcaaggttcTGAAGCTTGATGCTACTCCTGAACCTGACGAGGTCTATGCCAACACCGAAAAGGCCCTCGCCGAACGGTTGGGACCCAGCTTCTAA